A stretch of Mucilaginibacter terrae DNA encodes these proteins:
- a CDS encoding TonB family protein: MSDNKPDILLIQKYLNGELNARAMHELERRALDDRFLAEALEGYAVNGKNQQDNIDELQKRLQQRVQPKTRRITLWPAISIAASVLVFIGFGGWWLLNYRPASNKPDLPVADKTEVAKNKSVPAVVPQQFKQEPQPVIKPTAPSQRYIAPQANSIMSETPVPNAPVAEGIKENAKYLRPTIGDSLKKVKSLDEVVVVGYGVQRKSVLTGSVATITADSIKPKPMEQALVGRAAGVQVANGAPGADNQIRIRGISSLYAKGDSVKIITGQILSADDKQPLPGVTVRVNSSGLAVGTDARGRFKIAATKKDELNIGYIGFESQKVNINGKDSLKVLLKENHSALSEVVVTSNSTHEPQEIINEAHPQNGWLKFNQYLNEEARVSTGKTGVVRVSFVVGTDGTLSDFKILKSLSPESDKEAVEIIKDGADWVPNVNHQPETVKLRIRFRKEK, translated from the coding sequence GTGAGCGATAACAAGCCCGACATATTGCTGATTCAAAAGTACCTGAATGGGGAGCTTAACGCACGTGCCATGCACGAGCTTGAACGCCGCGCGCTTGACGACCGGTTTTTGGCCGAGGCTTTGGAGGGGTACGCAGTAAACGGCAAAAACCAGCAAGATAATATTGATGAACTGCAAAAACGCCTGCAGCAACGTGTACAGCCTAAAACCAGGCGGATAACCTTATGGCCAGCCATTAGTATTGCGGCTTCGGTATTGGTTTTTATTGGATTTGGCGGATGGTGGCTACTTAATTACCGGCCGGCATCAAATAAACCCGATTTGCCAGTGGCCGATAAAACAGAGGTTGCTAAAAACAAATCGGTTCCTGCCGTTGTGCCGCAACAATTTAAACAGGAGCCACAACCTGTTATTAAACCAACTGCACCGTCACAACGATATATTGCGCCACAGGCTAACAGCATAATGAGTGAAACGCCAGTTCCAAACGCACCGGTAGCGGAAGGAATAAAGGAAAACGCTAAGTATTTACGCCCCACCATTGGCGACAGCCTGAAAAAAGTTAAAAGTTTGGATGAAGTAGTTGTAGTAGGCTATGGCGTGCAACGTAAAAGTGTGTTAACAGGAAGCGTAGCAACGATCACCGCCGATTCTATTAAACCTAAACCAATGGAGCAAGCCCTGGTTGGCCGGGCAGCAGGTGTACAGGTGGCCAATGGCGCCCCTGGTGCTGATAACCAAATAAGAATAAGGGGCATATCAAGCCTATATGCAAAAGGCGATAGCGTTAAAATAATTACCGGGCAAATTTTAAGCGCCGATGATAAGCAGCCTTTGCCTGGTGTAACTGTGCGGGTAAATTCAAGTGGCTTGGCGGTAGGTACTGATGCGCGCGGGCGCTTCAAAATTGCCGCTACTAAAAAGGATGAGCTGAATATTGGCTACATCGGCTTTGAATCGCAAAAAGTAAACATCAATGGCAAAGACAGCCTGAAGGTTTTGCTTAAAGAAAACCACAGCGCTCTATCAGAAGTAGTGGTAACAAGCAATAGTACCCACGAGCCACAGGAAATTATTAACGAAGCCCACCCCCAAAACGGATGGCTTAAATTTAACCAATACCTCAACGAAGAAGCACGTGTAAGCACCGGCAAAACCGGCGTGGTGCGGGTAAGCTTTGTAGTGGGTACAGATGGAACCCTGTCTGACTTTAAAATACTTAAAAGCCTGAGCCCTGAAAGCGATAAAGAAGCTGTTGAAATAATTAAAGATGGCGCCGATTGGGTTCCGAATGTTAACCACCAGCCCGAAACGGTTAAGCTTCGCATCAGGTTCAGGAAAGAGAAATAA
- a CDS encoding RagB/SusD family nutrient uptake outer membrane protein produces MADSVLDRAKSIYSLDGDYMTLFAPENGPQIKETIFAVPYDPNVAEGNHFTRFGLHTAVQNKYSIPFRPSIALSTIKEFWEKFNLTGDARNNTWLAGKQYENNGSPIIIKSTKKGVDASYTGTDGTAAVDYQLDFTPEMPLVRAATMDVGNDELGKAKGVRSIKFYPDKNANPNTRYQGNDMPVLRLADVMMMKAEAILRGAAPTTIGSELQTADVLVNKIRARAKAPVVSGITLDQLLDERAREFAWEGWRRNDLIRFGKFENSWGFKTNADVNKRIYPIPTSERALNPNLDQNLGYN; encoded by the coding sequence ATGGCCGATAGTGTATTAGACCGTGCCAAAAGCATCTACTCGCTTGATGGTGATTATATGACTTTGTTTGCACCCGAAAACGGTCCGCAGATTAAGGAAACCATATTTGCCGTACCCTATGATCCTAACGTGGCCGAAGGTAATCACTTTACCCGCTTTGGCTTACATACTGCGGTACAAAACAAATACAGCATACCGTTTAGGCCAAGTATTGCTTTGAGTACCATTAAGGAATTTTGGGAGAAATTTAACCTTACCGGCGATGCCCGTAACAATACCTGGTTAGCAGGTAAACAATACGAAAACAATGGCTCGCCTATTATCATCAAATCAACCAAAAAAGGTGTTGATGCTTCATATACCGGTACTGATGGTACTGCAGCGGTTGATTATCAGTTAGATTTTACTCCCGAAATGCCATTAGTTAGAGCCGCCACGATGGATGTAGGTAATGATGAATTAGGTAAAGCTAAAGGTGTTCGTTCAATTAAGTTTTATCCTGATAAAAACGCTAACCCTAACACCCGTTATCAGGGTAACGATATGCCGGTATTGCGCTTGGCCGACGTAATGATGATGAAAGCCGAAGCCATTTTACGCGGTGCTGCACCAACTACCATAGGCAGCGAATTACAAACTGCCGATGTATTGGTGAATAAAATTCGCGCCCGCGCTAAAGCGCCTGTAGTAAGCGGTATTACCCTCGATCAGTTATTGGACGAGCGTGCCCGCGAGTTTGCCTGGGAAGGCTGGCGCCGTAACGACCTCATTCGTTTTGGTAAGTTTGAAAATTCGTGGGGTTTTAAAACCAATGCTGATGTTAACAAACGTATTTACCCAATACCAACCAGCGAAAGGGCATTAAACCCTAACCTCGACCAAAATTTGGGTTACAATTAA
- a CDS encoding RNA polymerase sigma factor, whose amino-acid sequence MSWFSKKTKPDAGDDEVLLQSYRQSGDLAVLGQLYEQYMPLVYGVCLKYLQDEEQSKDAVMQIFEELIIKINRHEVKQFRGWLYVLSRNFCLMQLRANKKTETLSVDDVMEFPFVLHPDDESDNEASIQQLEKCMQQLSPQQQQSIDLFYIKEKCYREVAELTGYTLNEVKSYIQNGKRNLKICLESNRER is encoded by the coding sequence ATGAGTTGGTTCAGCAAAAAAACTAAGCCCGATGCGGGGGACGATGAAGTCCTGCTGCAAAGCTATCGCCAAAGCGGCGATCTGGCTGTGCTGGGTCAACTTTATGAACAATACATGCCCTTAGTATATGGAGTTTGCTTAAAGTATTTGCAGGATGAGGAGCAAAGCAAGGATGCCGTAATGCAGATATTTGAAGAACTGATCATAAAAATAAACCGCCATGAGGTAAAGCAGTTTAGAGGATGGTTGTATGTGCTGAGCCGCAACTTTTGTTTGATGCAATTGCGCGCTAACAAAAAAACCGAAACGTTAAGTGTAGATGACGTTATGGAATTTCCATTTGTTTTGCATCCTGATGATGAAAGCGATAATGAAGCCAGCATACAACAACTGGAAAAATGCATGCAGCAGCTATCGCCGCAGCAACAACAAAGCATCGATTTATTCTATATAAAAGAAAAATGTTATAGAGAGGTGGCCGAGTTAACCGGCTACACTTTAAACGAGGTTAAAAGTTATATACAAAACGGAAAACGTAATTTAAAAATTTGCCTGGAGAGTAACCGTGAGCGATAA
- a CDS encoding RagB/SusD family nutrient uptake outer membrane protein, translated as MKKIFVLAALSCAAISCTKLDVGVESELTPDNFPNNAESYIAATGPVYTQLRSIYAVDYWRMQELSTDEAIIPARDGNYDDGGQYRFLHMHTWGPDHPNVKSNWEWGFGGINTCNRLINLFSANAGTSTAKTTIAEMRTMRALFYFYMMDLYGNVPIVSSFPVNTPPKTAPRAQVFQFIEKELKESIPNLSTTVSALTYGRPTKWMAFALLEKMYLNAQYYTGQARYTEKNRSHGR; from the coding sequence ATGAAAAAAATATTTGTATTAGCAGCTTTATCATGTGCGGCAATAAGCTGTACCAAACTTGATGTGGGTGTTGAATCGGAACTTACGCCCGACAACTTTCCTAATAACGCCGAAAGCTACATTGCAGCAACCGGCCCGGTGTACACACAATTGCGGTCAATTTATGCGGTTGACTACTGGCGCATGCAGGAGCTTTCTACAGATGAAGCCATTATCCCTGCGCGTGATGGCAATTACGATGATGGCGGTCAGTATCGCTTTTTGCATATGCACACCTGGGGACCTGATCACCCTAACGTAAAATCGAACTGGGAATGGGGTTTTGGAGGCATTAACACCTGTAACAGGCTTATTAATTTATTTTCGGCCAATGCCGGCACCAGTACAGCCAAAACAACCATTGCCGAAATGCGTACCATGCGTGCCCTCTTCTATTTTTACATGATGGATTTGTACGGTAACGTGCCTATCGTGTCAAGCTTCCCGGTAAATACACCACCAAAAACAGCTCCACGAGCACAGGTGTTTCAATTTATTGAAAAGGAACTTAAAGAATCTATTCCTAACCTGAGCACAACCGTAAGCGCTTTAACTTATGGCCGCCCAACTAAATGGATGGCATTTGCCCTGCTCGAGAAAATGTACCTGAACGCGCAGTACTATACCGGCCAGGCCCGCTATACCGAAAAAAACCGTAGCCATGGCCGATAG
- the pepT gene encoding peptidase T — translation MNALNFTVTERFMRYVTIDTQSNPESPTYPSTEKQKNLGRVLVQELLDMGITDAHLDEYGYVYATIPSNTDKNVPVICFCSHMDTSPDCSGEGVKPIIHRNYQGEDLILPDDITQVLKPQNHPELKNQVGNDIITASGTTLLGADNKAGVAEIMDACYQLINHPEIKHGTIRILFTPDEEIGRGVDKVDLKKLGAFAAYTMDGETAGNMENETFSADGAKLIINGISAHPGFAKGQMQSAIKIAGQIVAALPFELSPEGTEGMEGFVHPVGISGHVEQAIIDFIIRDFDEALLEQHAGVIKQVAEQVLQSFPEATYELIVKEQYRNMRQVLDQHPQIVEYGMEAIRRAGLEAKLCSIRGGTDGSRLSLMGLPTPNIFAGEHAFHGKQEWVSVQDMQKAVETILHLCTIWHEKS, via the coding sequence ATGAACGCATTGAATTTTACCGTTACCGAACGCTTTATGCGCTATGTAACCATCGATACCCAGTCAAACCCCGAATCGCCAACCTATCCATCTACCGAAAAACAGAAAAACTTAGGCCGCGTTTTGGTGCAGGAATTATTGGATATGGGTATTACCGATGCGCATTTAGATGAGTACGGCTATGTTTACGCTACCATTCCATCAAATACGGATAAAAACGTACCGGTAATTTGCTTTTGCTCGCACATGGATACCTCGCCAGATTGTAGCGGCGAAGGCGTAAAGCCCATTATTCATCGCAACTACCAGGGGGAGGATTTAATTTTGCCCGACGATATCACACAGGTGTTAAAACCTCAAAACCACCCCGAATTAAAAAACCAGGTGGGCAACGATATTATAACCGCCAGCGGAACCACCCTTTTGGGCGCCGATAACAAGGCCGGCGTGGCCGAAATAATGGATGCCTGCTACCAGCTCATCAATCACCCTGAAATTAAGCACGGTACCATCCGCATATTGTTTACCCCCGACGAAGAGATCGGTCGGGGTGTAGATAAGGTTGACCTGAAAAAGCTAGGCGCTTTTGCAGCCTACACCATGGATGGTGAAACCGCCGGGAATATGGAGAATGAAACGTTTTCGGCCGATGGGGCAAAGCTCATTATCAATGGTATAAGCGCACACCCCGGCTTTGCCAAAGGCCAGATGCAAAGCGCCATTAAAATTGCCGGGCAAATTGTGGCTGCCTTGCCTTTTGAGCTTTCGCCAGAGGGTACGGAGGGCATGGAGGGTTTTGTGCATCCCGTGGGCATTAGCGGCCATGTGGAGCAGGCTATTATTGATTTCATCATCCGTGATTTTGATGAGGCTTTGCTTGAACAGCACGCCGGGGTTATTAAACAAGTGGCCGAACAAGTGCTGCAAAGCTTTCCCGAGGCCACATATGAACTCATAGTGAAAGAACAATACCGCAACATGAGGCAGGTACTCGATCAGCATCCGCAAATTGTGGAGTATGGCATGGAGGCTATACGCCGTGCAGGGCTTGAGGCCAAACTTTGCAGTATTCGTGGCGGAACAGACGGGTCCCGCTTGTCGTTAATGGGTTTGCCTACGCCTAATATTTTTGCCGGCGAGCATGCTTTTCATGGTAAGCAGGAATGGGTATCGGTTCAAGACATGCAAAAGGCGGTTGAAACCATACTGCACCTGTGCACCATATGGCACGAAAAGAGTTAG
- a CDS encoding purple acid phosphatase family protein, which produces MKRRDFVKSTALTAIGTSVVAPLSALAESPVTHFESEDLSATAAGPDANGYPLNFIALGDWGRNGECLQLETAKQMGDWARVNPSDFVLALGDNFYPKGVVSEYDPLWHYSFESIYTAHSLQGDWFAILGNHDYYSEPDAQIRYSKISRRWHMPARYYTKEVSLGQGKGKVLFVMIDSQAIVQNYQDQHPEKQLAWIDQTLKEASADVKWKIVVGHHPSYTVGPRVSNYDTLAIRKVLNPIMEKHKVDVYLSGHEHSMQHLKPEGFTHQFISGAGSELTHVTPGVAYSRFQASENGFMYFSIDEKRLNVKAISVTGKLLYNTQLTR; this is translated from the coding sequence ATGAAACGCAGAGATTTTGTTAAAAGCACCGCGCTAACTGCTATTGGAACATCAGTTGTTGCCCCACTAAGCGCACTGGCCGAATCACCGGTAACTCATTTTGAAAGCGAGGACTTGTCGGCCACCGCTGCCGGACCCGATGCCAATGGTTATCCGCTTAACTTTATAGCCCTTGGCGATTGGGGCCGCAACGGCGAATGCCTGCAGCTGGAAACCGCCAAACAAATGGGCGACTGGGCACGTGTAAACCCCTCTGACTTTGTGCTTGCGCTGGGTGATAATTTTTACCCAAAAGGTGTAGTAAGCGAATATGATCCGCTTTGGCACTATTCGTTCGAGAGTATTTACACAGCACACTCACTACAAGGAGATTGGTTTGCCATTTTAGGAAACCACGATTACTACTCCGAACCTGATGCCCAGATACGTTACAGCAAGATAAGCCGCCGCTGGCATATGCCGGCAAGGTATTATACCAAAGAGGTATCGTTAGGGCAAGGCAAGGGCAAAGTGCTGTTTGTGATGATCGACAGCCAGGCTATTGTGCAAAACTACCAGGACCAGCATCCCGAAAAACAATTAGCCTGGATTGACCAAACACTCAAAGAAGCCTCGGCCGATGTAAAATGGAAAATTGTGGTAGGGCACCATCCCTCTTATACCGTTGGGCCTCGTGTAAGTAATTATGATACTCTGGCTATTCGTAAGGTGCTCAACCCTATTATGGAAAAACACAAGGTTGATGTGTACCTTTCGGGGCATGAGCATTCTATGCAGCACCTCAAGCCCGAAGGCTTTACCCATCAGTTTATATCGGGTGCCGGTTCCGAACTTACACACGTAACACCGGGAGTTGCTTACAGCCGTTTCCAGGCATCAGAAAATGGATTTATGTATTTTTCTATTGATGAAAAGAGGCTTAATGTAAAGGCTATTAGCGTAACCGGTAAATTGTTGTATAATACACAACTTACCAGGTAG
- a CDS encoding tetratricopeptide repeat protein, translated as MGKLLLVLSLILPIWAIAQTADTYIQAGNAKDKIKNYNGAIQDYTRAIRMDSTNANAYYYRANARANVQDYNGAVKDFTQTIRLKSDYADVYYYRANAYSNLEQYEDAVQDYSTALRYKPNNADIYHYRANAKANLKDNVGAIADFNKAIEITPNNIDLYIYRGVAKSNMGDNAAAIVDYDRAIKSRPNSSELFYYRANAKAALKNYNGAIVDFDKAIALNPHNAEAFYYRGNAKSNLGNNQGAIVDYNNAIRLNPKLSELYQYLANAKTNASDNKGAIVDYTKAINQDPKNAELYLRRGVAYYNTKDKVKALADLNKAIELQPETFPEAYRTRAGIRYDNKDYGGAIDDADFAIKSDDKDESAYATRAASKYALKDTTAALADFNSSIQLNPRNSYSYYMRGNIKRDTKDFHGAIEDYTQAITIRPDYLDAYLERGNVYTRTRNFSAAAQDYQRVLNNSPRSEEAYLKLGDARALFRDYQGAIDTYNLGFKINPKNTAFLIRRGVAKSKLGDTQGAARDFNQVLRIDTGSAEAYQNRGNLKAGYGDYEGALADINKGLSQKPNEEGYLFLGNAKAGLNDFLGAIDSYNKALDLNTNSAKAYYFRGLSKANLPDSLGAMDDFRKAYENDPQDEDVFVYRGLAKFALQDSINAIQEYNTAIDMNPNNSDAYLYRAVAKFKLQDYRGAMMDYNNAIQMNPANKMAFVRRGELKEFQKDNRGAIDDYTSAISLDTRLRMAYYRRGMVRIQVSAEKNNGCLDLSKAGELGLREAYDAIKKYCN; from the coding sequence ATGGGGAAATTATTACTTGTTTTATCGCTTATTTTACCCATTTGGGCAATTGCCCAAACTGCTGATACTTATATTCAGGCGGGTAATGCAAAAGATAAAATTAAAAATTACAACGGGGCTATTCAGGATTACACCAGGGCCATACGTATGGATAGTACGAATGCCAATGCCTATTATTACCGGGCTAATGCCAGGGCTAACGTACAGGACTATAACGGCGCGGTAAAAGATTTTACCCAAACCATCCGCTTAAAATCAGACTATGCCGACGTTTATTACTACCGTGCTAATGCGTACAGCAATTTAGAACAGTATGAGGATGCCGTTCAGGATTATTCTACCGCACTGCGTTACAAGCCCAACAATGCCGATATTTATCACTATCGCGCTAATGCCAAAGCCAATCTTAAAGATAATGTAGGTGCCATAGCCGATTTTAATAAGGCGATTGAAATTACGCCGAACAATATTGATCTATATATATACCGCGGGGTGGCCAAAAGCAACATGGGCGATAATGCCGCCGCAATAGTTGATTATGACCGTGCTATTAAATCGCGCCCTAACAGTTCGGAGCTGTTTTACTACCGTGCTAATGCCAAAGCTGCGCTTAAAAACTACAATGGGGCTATTGTTGATTTTGATAAGGCTATTGCCTTAAACCCACATAATGCCGAGGCTTTTTACTATCGCGGCAACGCCAAGAGTAATTTGGGTAATAACCAGGGAGCTATTGTTGATTATAACAACGCCATCAGGTTAAATCCTAAACTTTCAGAATTATACCAGTACCTGGCAAATGCCAAAACAAATGCATCCGACAATAAAGGAGCTATTGTTGACTATACCAAGGCCATTAACCAAGACCCTAAAAATGCAGAGCTGTACCTGCGTCGTGGTGTGGCTTACTATAATACAAAGGATAAAGTGAAAGCTTTGGCCGACCTTAACAAGGCTATTGAGTTACAACCCGAAACCTTCCCTGAGGCTTACCGTACCCGTGCAGGCATTCGTTATGACAATAAAGACTACGGCGGTGCTATTGATGATGCTGATTTTGCCATCAAAAGCGATGATAAAGACGAAAGTGCCTATGCCACCCGTGCTGCATCAAAGTACGCGTTAAAAGATACCACAGCTGCCCTGGCCGATTTTAATTCCTCTATTCAATTAAACCCGCGCAACAGCTATAGTTATTATATGCGTGGCAATATTAAGCGCGATACCAAAGACTTTCATGGTGCAATTGAAGATTATACCCAGGCTATAACCATCAGGCCCGATTATTTGGATGCCTACCTGGAGCGTGGTAATGTTTATACCCGTACGCGTAATTTTTCGGCCGCAGCGCAGGATTATCAGCGTGTATTAAACAACTCTCCTCGTAGCGAAGAGGCTTATTTAAAACTGGGTGATGCCCGCGCCTTATTCCGCGATTACCAGGGTGCTATTGATACGTATAACTTAGGCTTTAAAATTAATCCTAAAAATACGGCTTTCCTCATCAGAAGAGGTGTGGCCAAAAGCAAGCTGGGCGATACCCAGGGTGCAGCACGCGATTTTAACCAGGTGCTGCGTATTGATACCGGCTCGGCAGAGGCTTACCAGAACCGAGGCAACCTAAAAGCCGGATACGGTGATTATGAAGGTGCACTTGCCGATATTAATAAAGGGCTGTCACAAAAACCTAACGAAGAGGGGTACCTGTTTTTAGGCAATGCCAAAGCTGGGTTAAACGACTTTTTAGGCGCTATCGATAGCTATAACAAAGCGCTCGACCTGAATACAAACAGCGCTAAGGCCTACTACTTCAGAGGTCTTTCGAAAGCTAACCTTCCCGATTCATTGGGCGCTATGGACGACTTTAGAAAGGCGTACGAAAATGACCCGCAGGATGAAGATGTGTTTGTATACCGGGGTTTAGCCAAGTTTGCCCTGCAAGATTCTATCAACGCTATACAGGAGTATAATACGGCTATTGATATGAATCCCAACAATTCGGATGCCTACCTTTACCGTGCTGTAGCCAAGTTTAAACTGCAGGATTATCGTGGTGCCATGATGGATTATAATAATGCCATTCAAATGAACCCTGCCAACAAAATGGCGTTTGTACGCCGTGGCGAACTTAAAGAGTTTCAGAAAGATAACAGAGGAGCAATTGACGATTACACGTCGGCCATATCATTGGATACCCGCTTGCGTATGGCTTATTATCGCCGGGGCATGGTACGTATACAAGTATCGGCCGAAAAGAATAACGGCTGTTTAGACCTGAGCAAGGCTGGCGAATTAGGCTTACGCGAGGCTTATGATGCTATTAAAAAGTATTGTAATTAA